The following nucleotide sequence is from Phycisphaerae bacterium.
CAATATGGAGTTCCTACTCAAGCAATGGGGCGGCGACCAGGCCCTCGTGGACAATTTAATTGTCAAGTTTCGGACCCAGGCCCAGGCCGACCTTGAAAAATTGGAGCGGAGCATTGCCTCCGGAGAAATGGATGAAGCAGCTCGGCTGGCGCACAGCTTCAAGGGGGCCGCCGGATATCTCGCCGCCGAAAAACTGAGCCGCATAGCGGCGCAATTGGAGACTCTATGCCGTAACAGCGACTCGGCCAGCATCGGCGCCGGCGCGGCGGCATTTCGTGAGGAGCTTTACCGCTGGATGGAATACAGCCTCCAGAGGATGCAAGCACCGGACACCGGATCCACCGGTGGGCCGGGCAATTCGGAGACTAACCGTGAATATTCTGATTCTCGACGATGACGCCGTCTGCCTGGAAGCGCTGAATCAAGCGCTGATCCGGGCGGGGCACGACGTGCAAGTCGCCCGCAATGGCCACGAAGCGCTGGAACTCCTTCGCGAGGGGACCATCCGCCTGGTCATTTCCGATTGGATCATGCCCGGAATGGACGGCTTGGAACTTTGCCGCCGTATTCGCTCTGAAGAGTTCCCCGCCTATGTCTATTTCATCCTGTTGACCTCGCGGGACGGAGTCGACCGCATTGTCGAAGGCCTTTCCGCCGGGGCCGATGAATTCTTGACCAAGCCCTTCCATCCAGCGGAATTGAGCGTTCGGTTGCGGGCGGCGGAGCGCATCCTCTCCCTGGAGACGCGCGACGTGGCCATCTTCGCCCTGGCGCGGCTGGCCGAATCCCGCGATCCCGAAACGGGCGAGCACCTGGATCGCGTGCGCATGTACTCTCGAATCATCGCCAAGCATTTTGCGCAACGTGCCGATGGAGGAGAGCCGGTGGATGCGGAATTCGTGCGGCTGATCTATCTAACGAGCCCCCTTCACGATATTGGAAAGGTGGGCATCCCAGACAGTGTGCTCCTCAAGCCCGGTCGCCTGAGCAACCGCGAATTCGAAATCATGAAAACGCATGTCACCATTGGCGCCGAAACCCTGGGCGCCGCCCGGCGGCAGTTTCCCAATGTTCGGTTCCTGCAGATGGCGCAGGAGATCGCCCTCTCTCACCATGAGCGGTTCGACGGGAGCGGTTATCCCTCCGGCTTAAGGGGTAAACGAATACCGCTTAGCGGGCGGATCGTCGCTTTGGCCGACGTCTACGACGCCCTGACCTCCAAGCGAGTTTATAAACAAGCCTTTGCCCACGAGGTGGCCCGCGGGATCGTCCTCGAAGGAAGCGGCCAGCACTTCGATCCGGATGTCGTCGAGGCCTTCGTCGAGAACGAGGATGCTTTTATCGCCGTGCGCGAGCGCTTTGCCGAGCACGAACTGGTGCCAGCCTGAGGGAACCGTCGCCGCAGCCGGGAGTGTCGGGCATCTTGAAACCAACCATCGGAAATTGGAAATATCGTATGGCCGTCGTCCTCGCAGGTTCCGCGTGGCTGTCCGTTGTGGCCGTGGGGACTTTGGCCCTGGTGGGATATCAGAGCACACCGGGACGGGCAGAATCTGCACCATCGGAATGGCCGCCCAATTGCGGCCTTCGATCACGACCGGACCTTCCTCAGCTCTTAATGTTCGCCCATCCGCGCTGCCCGTGCACGCGGTCCAGCATCGGCGAACTGGCTCGCCTTATGACGCAGTGCCAAGGAAAACTGACAGCGACGGTGCTGTTCTATCAGCCCGAGGATGCGCCCGACGACTGGCCCCACACCGATCTTTGGAATAGCGCCGAAATGATTCCTGGCGTATCGGTGCGCGCCGATGTAAAGGGCGTTGAGGCACAGCGATTTGGCGCGGCTACCTCCGGCCACGTCGTGCTCTATGATCGCTTCGGCGGATTGCGGTTTCGCGGCGGCATCACCGCCGCCCGCGGCCACTTCGGCGACAATGTCGGGCGTAGCGCGATCGTATCGATCCTCCGCAGTGCGGGAGGTGACGCCATCAACACCCCCGTATTCGGATGCGACCTGCTGGGTTCTCCTCGCGGCGGTACTTTGGGGGAAAGACCGTGCCCTCAACCCTAATGCTCTCAGGGGGTGCCGATGCGAAGGTCCAAAAGAGGGCGAACACGCTCTTTCTTGAACACAAGACGCGTATTGCCGAGCGGACGGATCAGTTGTTCGCCGTGCTTATGGCCCTGCAGTGGTCCGCGGGCGTCATGGTGGCTCACCTGATCTCCCCGCGCACGTGGAGCGGCGCACAAAGTCAGGTTCACCTGCATGTTTGGGCCGCCCTTCTCTTGGGCGGTGCCCTGGCCGGCCTGCCGATCGCCCTCGTGATGAGCCGTCCTGGACGGACTCTCAACCGCTTTATCATCGCCTTTGCCCAGATGCTCACCTCGTCGTTACTCATTCATCTGACCGGCGGGAGGATCGAGACGCACTTCCACGTCTTCGGGTCTTTGGCGTTCTTGGCGGTCTACCGCGACTGGCGCGTCTTCATCCCCGCCACCGCGGTCGTGGCGATCGATCACCTTCTGCGCGGCCTGTATTGGCCGCAGACGGTCTACGGCGTCCTGAGCGCCAGCGTTTGGCGCACCATCGAGCATGCCGGATGGGTCATTTTCGAGGACATTTTCCTTATCCGCTCGGTGCTCCAAAGCGTCAGCGAAATGCGGTCCATCGCCCTACAGCGGGCGCAGCTCGAAGCGTCCCACCAGCTCGTCGAAGACGAAGTCATGAAGCGGACCGCCGAACTCTCCGCCAGCGAAGCCAAGATCCGCGCGATCCTCGACCATGCCCCCGACGGAATCATTACCGCCACGGGAGAGGCCATGCTGATTCAGAACGTGAACCCCGCCGGGGCGGAATTGTTCGGATATCAACCGAATGAACTGGTGGGCTTCCCCCTGGCCACGATCGTCACCGAGCGGGCCCCGAAAAACGATCAGGTGACGCAGCCCCAACTCGCTAGCATCGGAACTTCGGCGAGCCTCCGACGGAAGGGCGTCGAGGTCCTCGGTCGTCACCGATCGGGTCGTGAATTCCCCGCTGAATTGCGACTGGGCGCGGCCCCTCTTCGCGGAGAGATCGTCTTCACCGCGATCGTCCGCGACACTTCGGAGCGCCGGCGATCCGAGGAACTGGAGCGGGAGCGAAACTCCCTACGCGATGCCGTCACCAGCCTGGACAAAGTGCTGGGCGTGGTGGGACACGAACTCCGTACGCCCTTGGCGGCGATTCGAGCCATGTCGGAATTCCTGGCCAGCGACCATGAGGGCCATGCAGCGGAGTACGACAAATACCTTCTCTCCATTAATGAACAAGCCGTACACATGGCAGAGATGGTCAACGACTTGCTGGAGGTTGCGCGACACAACAGCGGCACGGCCCGTTGGAACTGGGAGCCCCTCGCACTCGAGGACGCCTGTGCCTCCGGTCTTGATGCCATTCGGTCGTTGATCGATCCGGCGAAGTTGAGCCTGGGGCTGACCGTGGAACCGCCGGGGCTGTCCATGAACGGCGACCCCGCGGCCATCCGCAGGTTGATCGTCAATCTGGTCAACAACGCCTTCAAACACACCCAACAAGGATACATCCGCGTGACGGCGCAGTCCGAGTTGGAAGAGAGCGATGCTTGGGTCAGGATCGAAGTAGCCGACACCGGGCGAGGCATGAAAGCGGAAATCACCGCCCGCCTCGGACAGGCCTTCGCCTTGAATGCCGGCGTCGTGGGCGAAAACCATGTGAACGGCACCGGTCTCGGACTGGCGATCAGCAAGGGAATCGTGGCGGCTCACGGCGGCACCATGGCCGTGCAATCTGCAGAGGGGCGGGGAACGACCGTCTCGGTGCGACTGCGCGCCGACCTCGCCGAACCGGTAAAAAACATTCGGGACGCAAACATACTTACGAGCGTGATCTCATGAGCACTATCTTGATCGTCGACGACATGGAGATTTTTCGGGAGCCGATAGCCTCGACCCTGCGATCGAAGGGGTATGCCACGGTCTGTGCCTCCAATGGCAAGGAAGCGATCCATGTGCTGGAAACGCAGACGCCCGACCTGGTCCTGCTGGACCTGGCCATGCCGATCATGGATGGACTCACCTGCCTGAAGGCGATTCGCGGCGATGCGAGACTTCGCGATCTTCCGGTGATCCTGCTCACGGCCTCGTCGGACCGGGCGCATGTCACCCAAGCCGCCCAACTGGGCGTCAGCGGCTACCTCCTGAAGTCGCAATTCTCGCTCAAGGAGATGTTGAGCCGCGTAGAACAGCATATCGGCCCATCCGACGCTAAGACGATTGCACCCGCGACAGCCTCGCCGGCGATCTCCCCGAGCGGATCGACCGGCCGATCTCCGATACCCAGCGAACGCGTTACGAAAGAGATCGTGTGGGAGCGCATCGGCCAGGAACTTCACTTGGAGGCCGTGCCTCCCGTCTTGCACCATGTGCTGGCGATGATCAACAGTCGCGAAACCAGCATGGACGATATCGCGGAGGCCATGCGCATGGACCAGGTCCTGACCCTGCGTGTCATGCAGGTCGCCAACTCCAGCTTTTATAACAACGGAAAGCCCGTGAAAAACCTCTCCGAAGTGGCCCAGCGGATCGGGCTGTCGGGCTTGAGAGTCGTCGTGATGACGGCGACGGCCATGAGTCATTTCAGCGATGTCGCCCGGGGCGGCTTGATACCGCAGCGCTTCTGGGAACACTCCCTGGCGACGGCCATGCTGTCGCAATTGCTCGCGCAGCCCATGGCTAAGGAGGAGACGGAGCGTTATTTTCTGGCCGGGCTGCTCCACGATATCGGCCGGCTCGGGCTGTGTCGGTTGTTTCCCGAACTGTATCAGTCTGCGCTCCAGGCGGCGGCCGAGCGCCGCGCGGACCTCTCTACGGTTGAGTTGGAATGCTTTGGAGTTACCCACGCGGAGGTTACCCATGGGTTGTTGAGTCAGTGGAAGCTGCCCGGCGACTTGGTCGAGGCAGCGTCGCTGCATCATTCCTCCGTCGCCCACATCAAATCGAACGCCCGCGAACCGCGCGCCGCTCTCGTCGTGGCCTTGGCCAACGCCCTGGCCCATGCAATGGCCTGCGGTGACAGCGGAGGAATGTCGCTAGTGCCGTTCCATCAATACGCACACACTCTCGGGTTGGACCGGGAATCAGTCGAACGCATCGCCCTGCAGGGAATGAAGGACGCCGAAAACACGGAATTGCTTTGTGCCTCTCGATGCGCCGGGGGGATACGCAGTCCCCTGTATCGGGAACTGGCTCAAGGTGCGAAGGTCGCGCCAAGACTAGCGGTGTTAGCCAACCCCAAGCACGGAGATCCGCTGAAGCTTTTTCTACGGCAATTGGGTTGGTGGGAACAAGATTGTCCCCGTGCAGCGCTCGTGTATGTCGCCGAGCCGGGAGAAATGACCCAACGATTTTCCGAATTGCGCGACATCGAGGCGCGGATAGGAAATTCCCTACCGACGCTTGTCGCTTCGCCAGAAGGCAGGATGGCCCTCCCATCGGACCTCGCCGTAGGACGATCGTCCGCAATCGTGGCGGTCCCGGGACGCTACTCGGACCTCGTTGATGCGATTGCGAAACTCTGCTCGTAATGTCGGACCGGAAGAACCGGTACGTCACTTGCGCCGCTCCTTGATCAGCCAACGGCGGCCCACGCCTGTGCGGCTCTCAATCTCCTTCAAGGACAAACGTCCCCTCTACTAAATCGAGCCCCGGCATGATCACGTAGTATTCGTCAGCCGTGACCACGATGCGGATCGTGCCCGCCGCTCCTTCTAGGTCCTCTTCCTCGTCATCTTCGCGAAACGTGTCGTCCGCGACGAACTTGAGGTCCGCCGGTTGATGGGCGCGGGTATCCGTGTTCAGGTTCGTTTGGAAGAACTTGCTCCCAACCTGCTCGATCAGCCGCTTGGCGACCTTGGCGTTGGGATGTCCATGCGAGGTTCCGTTGGAGGCTACGCTGACCTCGGGATCAAGTTTCTGGATGAACTCCAGGACGCTCGACGTGGCCTCGCTGCCGTGATGATTGGCGTGATAGACGTCGCAGTTGCGGACGCAGTTTGCAAGCGATCGCTCGGGCACCTTGGTGAGGTCCCCTCCCGTAAAATAATCAAAGTCCAGATAAGAGACGATCAGGGCGATGGAATTGGGATTGTCCTCCTCTGGAGCCGAGGGTTCTGTAGTCGGGTCGCAATCGGTCGCCTGATTGACCGCCACGCATTCGACGCTGACCCCGCCGGAAAAATCTTCCTGGTAACTCAGCGTCATCAGGCGCCGGTCCACGCCGGGCTGGGAAGTCATGTTCTGGTATTTCTGCTTCAGACCGGCCTTGATATTATCCCCGTGGTCGTACACCGCCTGCGCGAGGGGCATCAGGGGTTCGGCATCGCCGCAGTGGTCCCGGTCATAATGGGTGATCACGAAACGCGTAATGGGCCGGCCGGTGAGGGCGATCCCATTCCGGGCCATCTCATCCTTGATTCGCTGGCTGTCATCCTCGCCAGTATCGATAAGGATGACGTCGCGCTGGCCATTTTGTTCGGGACAGATGATGAGCGTGGCGTCGCCGACCTCCACGTCAATCACGATGATTTGGAGGACGTCGTTGCGGGCCAATAGGCTTTCGGGAGTGACCGCCATGGTCGAGGTGGGAGTTGCCGGCGTGACGACCTCGAAATTCGACTTCGCCGACCAGCCGTCTCGGCCATCCGCCAGCCGAATCTGGTAGTACCACGGGACCACGCCGATCTGCACAACTTGGGTTCCCGGCGGCAACCGATCGGGGAACTGCGCGGCGTCGCCACTGGGTTGCGTCTTGACGATGGCCTGTCGGCCTTCCTTGACCCGCAGCGTCTGTCCGCACGCGACGTCGACCCCGATGAATAAGACCAGCAGACCAATGAGCCCACCAGCACGACGAGTCTGACCCGTGGTGAACATGTTCATTCCTCCTGGCTTTGGTTCGGATGATGCTATCTTCTAAATACCATCTCCCGAATAAGGAAACCGCTGCGGAGGGCCCAACTCGGGGTTTACGTGCTTTCGAAGAGCCGCGTCGCAGATTGCATAGCCCCAGTTGATCAGCCGCCGCTGAAGATAGGAGTCCAGGCGCTTGAGTCGCGTGGGCGTCGCCGCCAGCGCCCGAACGCGGTCCGGCGGACAGTCGAGGGCATCAGGGAGGCCGTAATCGGCGATGTGCGAGCGGATGCCCCAGTAGGCCCCGTTGTGCCCGTCAGTCTTGCGTTGAAACGCCTCAATGACCTGGCGCTTGCGCAGGCTACGCACTTGGTTGTCGATCACGAACAGCACCCGCATCGCGTGACGGCCCCAATCGCGCTTCGGGTCCGGCTCCGCGTCCAGCGCACCGCCCGCGTCGCTCACCATTACCGTCTGATAGCGTTTCCAGACCGTCTCTAGCCCCAGATTGTCATAGACCCCTCCGTCGGTCAGCACGACCGTGCTCGTGTACGGCTCTTGCTGGAGGTCCAGTCCGCTATTCGGGGCAAAGTCGGGCGAGCGAAGTTCGAGTTCGACGGGCGACAGGACCGGCGGAAACGCC
It contains:
- a CDS encoding HD domain-containing phosphohydrolase, with the protein product MNILILDDDAVCLEALNQALIRAGHDVQVARNGHEALELLREGTIRLVISDWIMPGMDGLELCRRIRSEEFPAYVYFILLTSRDGVDRIVEGLSAGADEFLTKPFHPAELSVRLRAAERILSLETRDVAIFALARLAESRDPETGEHLDRVRMYSRIIAKHFAQRADGGEPVDAEFVRLIYLTSPLHDIGKVGIPDSVLLKPGRLSNREFEIMKTHVTIGAETLGAARRQFPNVRFLQMAQEIALSHHERFDGSGYPSGLRGKRIPLSGRIVALADVYDALTSKRVYKQAFAHEVARGIVLEGSGQHFDPDVVEAFVENEDAFIAVRERFAEHELVPA
- a CDS encoding RedB protein; this encodes MAVVLAGSAWLSVVAVGTLALVGYQSTPGRAESAPSEWPPNCGLRSRPDLPQLLMFAHPRCPCTRSSIGELARLMTQCQGKLTATVLFYQPEDAPDDWPHTDLWNSAEMIPGVSVRADVKGVEAQRFGAATSGHVVLYDRFGGLRFRGGITAARGHFGDNVGRSAIVSILRSAGGDAINTPVFGCDLLGSPRGGTLGERPCPQP
- a CDS encoding PAS domain-containing sensor histidine kinase, whose protein sequence is MPSTLMLSGGADAKVQKRANTLFLEHKTRIAERTDQLFAVLMALQWSAGVMVAHLISPRTWSGAQSQVHLHVWAALLLGGALAGLPIALVMSRPGRTLNRFIIAFAQMLTSSLLIHLTGGRIETHFHVFGSLAFLAVYRDWRVFIPATAVVAIDHLLRGLYWPQTVYGVLSASVWRTIEHAGWVIFEDIFLIRSVLQSVSEMRSIALQRAQLEASHQLVEDEVMKRTAELSASEAKIRAILDHAPDGIITATGEAMLIQNVNPAGAELFGYQPNELVGFPLATIVTERAPKNDQVTQPQLASIGTSASLRRKGVEVLGRHRSGREFPAELRLGAAPLRGEIVFTAIVRDTSERRRSEELERERNSLRDAVTSLDKVLGVVGHELRTPLAAIRAMSEFLASDHEGHAAEYDKYLLSINEQAVHMAEMVNDLLEVARHNSGTARWNWEPLALEDACASGLDAIRSLIDPAKLSLGLTVEPPGLSMNGDPAAIRRLIVNLVNNAFKHTQQGYIRVTAQSELEESDAWVRIEVADTGRGMKAEITARLGQAFALNAGVVGENHVNGTGLGLAISKGIVAAHGGTMAVQSAEGRGTTVSVRLRADLAEPVKNIRDANILTSVIS
- a CDS encoding HDOD domain-containing protein, which codes for MSTILIVDDMEIFREPIASTLRSKGYATVCASNGKEAIHVLETQTPDLVLLDLAMPIMDGLTCLKAIRGDARLRDLPVILLTASSDRAHVTQAAQLGVSGYLLKSQFSLKEMLSRVEQHIGPSDAKTIAPATASPAISPSGSTGRSPIPSERVTKEIVWERIGQELHLEAVPPVLHHVLAMINSRETSMDDIAEAMRMDQVLTLRVMQVANSSFYNNGKPVKNLSEVAQRIGLSGLRVVVMTATAMSHFSDVARGGLIPQRFWEHSLATAMLSQLLAQPMAKEETERYFLAGLLHDIGRLGLCRLFPELYQSALQAAAERRADLSTVELECFGVTHAEVTHGLLSQWKLPGDLVEAASLHHSSVAHIKSNAREPRAALVVALANALAHAMACGDSGGMSLVPFHQYAHTLGLDRESVERIALQGMKDAENTELLCASRCAGGIRSPLYRELAQGAKVAPRLAVLANPKHGDPLKLFLRQLGWWEQDCPRAALVYVAEPGEMTQRFSELRDIEARIGNSLPTLVASPEGRMALPSDLAVGRSSAIVAVPGRYSDLVDAIAKLCS
- a CDS encoding MBL fold metallo-hydrolase; protein product: MFTTGQTRRAGGLIGLLVLFIGVDVACGQTLRVKEGRQAIVKTQPSGDAAQFPDRLPPGTQVVQIGVVPWYYQIRLADGRDGWSAKSNFEVVTPATPTSTMAVTPESLLARNDVLQIIVIDVEVGDATLIICPEQNGQRDVILIDTGEDDSQRIKDEMARNGIALTGRPITRFVITHYDRDHCGDAEPLMPLAQAVYDHGDNIKAGLKQKYQNMTSQPGVDRRLMTLSYQEDFSGGVSVECVAVNQATDCDPTTEPSAPEEDNPNSIALIVSYLDFDYFTGGDLTKVPERSLANCVRNCDVYHANHHGSEATSSVLEFIQKLDPEVSVASNGTSHGHPNAKVAKRLIEQVGSKFFQTNLNTDTRAHQPADLKFVADDTFREDDEEEDLEGAAGTIRIVVTADEYYVIMPGLDLVEGTFVLEGD